Proteins from a genomic interval of Paenibacillus sp. 37:
- the nfi gene encoding deoxyribonuclease V (cleaves DNA at apurinic or apyrimidinic sites) — protein MEQMLNHPWDISEKEAIVLQYSLAEKVIKQDEFTEVNYVAGVDVAYSKRSDSLIAAVVILEVNSLKPIESVVIEDKVRFPYVPGLFSFRELPPIIKAFKQIKIKPDLIVCDGQGIAHPRRFGLACHLGVLLDTPTIGCGKTRLIGTFVEPESQRGSYSPLIDNSEVIGRVLRTQNNVKPIFVSIGHRISLETSCKWILELSPKYRLPETTRLADHLVKTTLT, from the coding sequence ATGGAGCAAATGTTAAATCATCCATGGGACATAAGCGAGAAAGAGGCGATTGTCCTTCAATATAGTTTAGCTGAAAAAGTCATTAAACAAGATGAATTTACAGAGGTGAATTATGTTGCTGGAGTTGATGTAGCATATAGTAAACGAAGTGATAGTTTAATTGCTGCAGTAGTTATTTTGGAGGTTAATTCGCTAAAACCAATAGAATCAGTAGTAATTGAAGATAAAGTTAGATTTCCATATGTCCCTGGATTATTCTCCTTCAGAGAGTTACCTCCAATTATTAAGGCATTTAAGCAAATAAAAATTAAGCCGGATCTAATTGTTTGTGATGGACAGGGCATCGCTCATCCAAGAAGGTTTGGCTTGGCTTGCCACTTAGGAGTGCTTTTAGATACACCAACGATCGGGTGTGGGAAAACGAGATTAATAGGAACATTTGTGGAACCCGAATCCCAACGAGGTAGCTATTCACCTTTAATCGATAACAGTGAAGTAATTGGCAGGGTACTGAGAACTCAAAACAATGTTAAGCCTATTTTCGTCTCAATTGGTCACCGTATCTCTTTAGAAACTTCATGTAAATGGATACTGGAACTTTCACCTAAGTATCGGTTGCCTGAAACCACTAGACTAGCTGACCATCTTGTTAAAACTACTCTAACTTAG
- a CDS encoding DNA polymerase IV → MLIDMQSFYASVEKAKMPQYKNRPLAVAGDPARRSGIILAACPLAKAKGVSTAEPLWQSLQKCPELIIVKPHMQEYIEVSTQIMSIIEEFTDLVEPYSIDELFADVTGSMHLFGNDPIDLAKQIQDKIYNETGVYARAGIGENKIISKLCCDMIAKKAEGGIFHLKKEELHLHIGDKHIRDMWGIGSRMEKHLWKMGIRTIRDLANTPLSKLRSKWGVNGEVIWRVANGLDNSPVTVNTHSTQKDIGNGMTLPRDFTEAWEIEVVILDICTEVCRRARKKGLMGSVVSVSVSGADFDHPTGFHRQVKLSDPTNITVDVCKIAKRIFHQHWDGQPVRRVGVSLSQLSNADTYQLSFFDDQEQKRAIDQVMDDIKDRFGDIAILRASSITAAGQAIDRASKIGGHYK, encoded by the coding sequence ATGCTCATCGACATGCAGTCGTTTTATGCTTCAGTCGAAAAGGCAAAAATGCCTCAATACAAAAATAGACCACTTGCCGTCGCAGGAGATCCTGCAAGACGTTCTGGAATTATCCTTGCCGCTTGTCCACTAGCCAAAGCGAAGGGTGTATCTACCGCGGAACCACTTTGGCAGTCTCTTCAAAAGTGCCCGGAACTGATCATTGTAAAACCACACATGCAAGAATACATCGAAGTATCCACTCAAATCATGTCCATTATTGAGGAGTTCACCGATCTGGTCGAACCGTACAGTATTGACGAATTATTCGCTGATGTTACAGGGTCTATGCATCTATTCGGTAATGATCCAATCGATTTGGCCAAGCAAATTCAAGACAAGATCTATAATGAAACAGGCGTTTACGCGAGAGCTGGCATTGGTGAAAACAAAATCATCAGTAAATTGTGTTGCGATATGATTGCTAAAAAAGCTGAGGGTGGCATTTTCCACTTAAAGAAAGAGGAATTACACCTCCACATTGGAGATAAGCACATCCGCGATATGTGGGGGATTGGCTCAAGAATGGAAAAACATCTGTGGAAGATGGGCATCCGAACCATTAGAGACCTGGCGAATACGCCTCTTTCCAAATTAAGAAGTAAGTGGGGTGTTAATGGAGAAGTCATCTGGCGAGTTGCTAATGGGCTCGACAATTCACCGGTAACCGTCAACACGCACAGTACACAAAAGGATATCGGAAACGGAATGACCCTGCCTAGAGATTTCACAGAGGCATGGGAGATCGAAGTGGTTATTCTCGATATTTGTACAGAAGTATGCAGAAGAGCCCGCAAAAAGGGACTGATGGGTAGTGTCGTATCTGTGAGTGTGTCTGGAGCGGATTTTGACCACCCAACTGGTTTTCACAGACAGGTTAAACTGTCTGATCCTACAAACATAACCGTTGATGTATGCAAGATAGCCAAACGCATATTCCATCAACACTGGGATGGGCAACCTGTACGCCGTGTAGGCGTATCCCTTTCTCAATTATCCAATGCGGATACATATCAACTATCGTTTTTTGATGATCAAGAGCAGAAGCGAGCCATTGATCAGGTGATGGACGACATTAAGGATCGATTTGGCGACATTGCCATTCTACGAGCGAGCTCCATTACGGCTGCGGGTCAAGCGATCGATAGAGCATCTAAAATCGGGGGGCATTACAAATGA
- a CDS encoding YolD-like family protein — protein MSKKLEANGLWESSRMMLPQHKERIIQHRTQIHHQAKPLIHEDEWEIIAQHVDMSLNYTLQATIEVFHESGNRYIHGIVTSVSTFGKKIKIEMENGYEWVDFDQLVAVKLEEGGV, from the coding sequence ATGAGCAAAAAACTGGAGGCCAATGGATTATGGGAATCGAGCCGCATGATGCTTCCACAACATAAAGAACGGATTATACAGCATCGTACTCAAATTCATCATCAAGCGAAACCACTGATTCATGAAGATGAATGGGAGATTATTGCTCAGCATGTAGATATGTCGCTCAATTATACCTTGCAAGCCACGATTGAAGTGTTTCATGAGTCGGGCAATCGGTATATACATGGGATTGTCACTTCAGTCAGTACCTTTGGAAAGAAAATCAAAATTGAAATGGAGAATGGATATGAATGGGTCGATTTTGATCAATTGGTCGCTGTAAAACTTGAAGAAGGAGGCGTGTAA
- the queE gene encoding 7-carboxy-7-deazaguanine synthase QueE, whose amino-acid sequence MSKLPVIELFGPTIQGEGSVIGLKTMFVRLYGCDYKCSWCDSAFTWDGSNKPNIKLLTSTDLIKQLNLSGLEGCTYVTISGGNPALYKEPIHDLVTALHNISKKVIVETQGSIWQEWFNEIDILTISPKPPSSKMITNWESLQYIFDNLNHSNVSLKVVIFDELDYEYAKKVHKIYPLVPLFLQVGNSEVTSNEDVSRQLLKKLEWLFDLVISDSDMQTARVLPQLHTLIWNNERGR is encoded by the coding sequence ATGAGTAAACTGCCAGTCATTGAACTTTTTGGACCCACTATTCAAGGAGAGGGTTCTGTTATCGGGTTAAAAACAATGTTTGTTCGTTTATATGGTTGTGACTATAAATGTTCTTGGTGCGACTCGGCTTTTACTTGGGACGGTTCTAACAAGCCAAATATTAAACTTCTGACGAGTACAGATTTAATTAAACAGTTGAACTTAAGTGGTCTAGAGGGATGTACTTATGTGACAATATCAGGTGGAAACCCTGCCCTATATAAAGAACCAATTCATGATCTAGTTACTGCATTACACAACATTTCAAAAAAAGTCATAGTTGAAACTCAAGGGAGTATTTGGCAAGAATGGTTTAACGAAATAGATATATTAACAATAAGTCCAAAACCTCCTAGCTCAAAAATGATTACAAATTGGGAATCTCTTCAGTATATTTTTGATAATCTTAACCATTCAAATGTCTCTTTAAAGGTAGTTATATTTGATGAATTAGACTATGAATATGCTAAGAAAGTGCATAAGATTTATCCTCTTGTACCCCTTTTTCTGCAAGTGGGGAATTCTGAAGTAACTAGTAATGAAGATGTTTCCAGACAATTATTAAAAAAACTTGAATGGCTGTTTGACCTTGTGATTAGCGATTCAGATATGCAAACAGCTCGCGTGCTACCTCAATTGCATACGTTAATCTGGAATAATGAACGTGGTAGGTAA
- a CDS encoding 6-pyruvoyl trahydropterin synthase family protein: MKGEVSVCKIFQFDTSHQLIGHNGKCANVHGHTYKLEVVIKGVPHNFEDTSNEGFVMDFSDLKKIVNDLIVDKFDHSFIASGNEPVLKTLIETGSKVCIIGCRTTAENLCMYICYKLMKANIPVWSIKLWETQTSWAEVHAADLNDNQPEYLNFGDCDYE; this comes from the coding sequence ATGAAGGGTGAAGTCAGCGTTTGCAAAATATTCCAGTTCGATACTTCTCATCAACTAATTGGTCATAATGGTAAATGTGCGAATGTTCATGGGCATACGTACAAACTAGAAGTAGTTATTAAAGGAGTACCTCATAATTTTGAGGATACCTCTAATGAAGGATTTGTAATGGATTTTAGTGACTTGAAAAAAATAGTAAACGATCTTATCGTGGATAAATTTGATCATTCTTTTATTGCATCTGGAAACGAACCAGTACTCAAAACATTAATTGAAACAGGGTCAAAGGTATGCATTATTGGATGTAGAACTACCGCTGAAAACTTGTGCATGTATATTTGTTATAAACTCATGAAAGCTAACATTCCGGTATGGTCTATTAAACTATGGGAAACTCAAACAAGTTGGGCAGAGGTGCACGCTGCCGATCTAAATGATAATCAACCTGAATATCTAAATTTCGGAGATTGTGATTATGAGTAA
- the queC gene encoding 7-cyano-7-deazaguanine synthase QueC produces the protein MNKKALVVFSGGQDSTTCLVWALKEYDEVQTVSFQYGQRHKQELDCAADIAKELNVKHHILDLNLLNQLAPNALTRDDIEIELGSEGNLPTTFVDGRNMLFLSFAAILAKQIGYNNLITGVCETDFSGYPDCRDVFIKSLNVTLNLAMDYKFVIHTPLMWLNKKQTWELADQLGYLNFIRTKTLTCYNGIMGDGCGECPACVLRKAGLNQYLEEMRVQHEG, from the coding sequence ATGAATAAAAAAGCACTAGTCGTTTTTAGTGGAGGACAAGATAGTACAACTTGTTTAGTTTGGGCTTTAAAAGAATATGATGAGGTTCAAACGGTTTCTTTTCAATATGGGCAACGTCATAAGCAAGAATTGGATTGTGCCGCTGACATAGCAAAAGAACTGAATGTTAAGCATCACATTCTAGATCTCAACCTTCTCAATCAATTAGCACCAAATGCTCTAACAAGAGATGATATAGAAATTGAATTAGGATCTGAAGGAAATCTACCTACTACATTTGTAGATGGTCGTAATATGCTCTTCCTCTCATTCGCAGCCATTCTAGCTAAACAGATTGGATATAACAACTTAATCACTGGTGTATGTGAAACTGATTTTAGCGGTTATCCGGATTGCCGCGATGTATTTATAAAATCCTTAAATGTTACTCTGAACCTTGCCATGGACTATAAATTCGTAATTCATACCCCATTAATGTGGCTTAATAAAAAACAAACTTGGGAATTAGCAGATCAGTTAGGATATCTCAATTTCATCAGAACTAAAACATTAACTTGTTATAACGGAATCATGGGCGATGGATGTGGTGAATGTCCAGCGTGTGTTTTGCGAAAAGCAGGATTGAACCAGTATCTTGAGGAAATGAGAGTGCAGCATGAAGGGTGA